The following are encoded in a window of Rubellicoccus peritrichatus genomic DNA:
- a CDS encoding DUF1800 domain-containing protein — translation MSMQVIPTWAETLTLWQDDGNGKNISEAHTSIYLGLQGDSVAAVVTDPTDTTHGGVHQFTMNGTNGASTEWGELGVATSPYLIKSRRVWSDRIIPGVTPYSFQGEFYIPSGTTMRGNDVVYLLVRFYSANGSFNEKISVLSAQSKVSDAGGWIQARIDGIIPDVDASGSPIAEIQPLVAISDYSFNAGTGVFAYLDNLKFSVHVRPGVTLPPHPVTLEPTQWDADGNGYPDVWEALYGAYGLIPDHDEDGDGVTNINEALAGTNPFDASSRLELKVDRNNSGGVQLVWPDIKDRPNLIETSTDLGQSDPWVTLDIDSAMIGEDHHAMIDDTSTRRFYRARPTEPDTDLDSVPDWVEGFFGFTSLAGDSDSSREPRAYDTDGDGSPDTVLSGDLASFNEIYVAQDSSRQMTEAQAARLLIQATFGPTYEDIQYLKEIGLQTWFNEQVSLPKSYTSTYISAIKTDYANDTNPNPDPELAGYAASDGNSKFVFGPAFTTAWARAVIMGEDQLRQRVAFALSQILVASRSAAGLGNATQTAAHYYDQFIDEAFGNYEALLNKVSRHPMMGHYLSSLGNQKADPSIGRYPDENYAREIMQLFTIGLWELNLDGTRKLDANYEPIPTYGNFEITELARVFTGTHYAANSFGGGWNDDGFYMTTPMRVFPDQHDFGSKTLVTGHVIPARDPTEANAVQDIEDSVYHLVRHPNTAPFICRQLIQFLVTSNPTPAYVARVAAVFQDNGSGVVGDMEAVVKAILFDSEARNPMNHLGTSYFGHLREPTIRTMHLARVMNLGRFPNLMWWDWGSYRGDSLQDPMGAPTVFNYFRPDFRMRGQLASSSLDSPAFQITDSYAAIAFPNRLWTIASNGFKANNGTTLSYDFPPDWSELVDLAGNVSDLLDRVSLLFCAGTMSADSRDIIATVLTSTNNLTERARLAAYLALISPEGACLK, via the coding sequence ATGTCGATGCAGGTGATTCCTACTTGGGCCGAGACGCTTACGTTGTGGCAAGACGATGGTAACGGAAAGAATATCAGCGAAGCCCACACGAGTATTTATTTAGGATTACAGGGAGATAGTGTTGCAGCCGTGGTTACGGACCCAACTGACACAACTCATGGCGGAGTGCATCAGTTTACCATGAATGGCACGAATGGCGCATCAACAGAATGGGGAGAGCTAGGTGTCGCCACTTCACCCTACTTGATTAAGTCACGACGCGTTTGGAGTGATCGCATTATTCCCGGGGTTACGCCCTACTCATTTCAGGGTGAATTTTACATTCCGTCAGGCACAACCATGCGAGGAAACGACGTAGTTTATCTCCTGGTTCGGTTCTATTCTGCTAATGGCAGTTTTAATGAAAAAATTTCCGTCTTATCAGCTCAGAGTAAAGTGAGTGATGCAGGTGGTTGGATTCAGGCCCGTATCGATGGGATTATCCCTGATGTGGATGCCTCGGGAAGTCCCATTGCAGAGATCCAGCCGCTTGTGGCAATCAGTGATTATTCATTCAATGCAGGGACTGGTGTTTTCGCCTACCTGGATAACCTCAAGTTCAGCGTCCACGTGCGTCCAGGCGTGACCTTACCTCCGCACCCTGTTACACTGGAACCGACCCAATGGGATGCAGATGGCAACGGTTATCCTGATGTGTGGGAAGCACTTTACGGAGCCTATGGTCTGATTCCTGATCACGATGAAGACGGCGATGGCGTGACCAATATCAATGAAGCGTTAGCGGGGACCAACCCGTTTGATGCCTCCAGTCGCCTGGAGCTGAAAGTAGACCGCAACAACTCAGGTGGGGTGCAGCTGGTTTGGCCGGATATCAAGGATCGACCTAACTTAATCGAAACATCTACGGACTTAGGTCAATCGGACCCATGGGTTACGCTTGATATTGATTCTGCTATGATTGGGGAAGACCACCATGCAATGATCGATGATACGTCAACACGACGTTTTTATCGGGCAAGGCCTACAGAACCTGATACTGACCTGGATTCTGTGCCTGACTGGGTCGAGGGATTTTTTGGTTTTACATCTCTTGCCGGCGACAGCGATTCCTCGCGTGAGCCGCGTGCTTACGATACAGATGGAGATGGTTCACCTGACACGGTTTTGTCCGGTGATCTAGCTTCCTTTAACGAGATCTATGTTGCGCAGGATTCCTCCAGGCAAATGACCGAGGCGCAAGCAGCCCGTCTGTTGATCCAGGCGACTTTTGGTCCCACTTATGAAGACATTCAGTACCTGAAGGAGATTGGCTTGCAAACGTGGTTCAATGAACAGGTTTCCCTGCCCAAGTCTTATACTTCGACTTACATCAGCGCGATTAAAACAGACTACGCCAACGACACAAATCCGAATCCGGATCCCGAATTGGCCGGCTATGCGGCATCCGATGGCAATTCCAAATTTGTCTTCGGGCCAGCCTTCACAACGGCTTGGGCGCGTGCGGTTATCATGGGGGAAGATCAGTTGCGTCAGCGTGTCGCTTTTGCATTGAGCCAGATACTCGTTGCCTCCCGTTCGGCTGCTGGTTTGGGAAACGCCACGCAGACCGCTGCCCATTATTATGACCAGTTCATTGACGAAGCATTTGGCAATTACGAGGCCCTCTTGAACAAGGTTTCCCGCCATCCGATGATGGGGCACTATCTGAGCAGTCTTGGCAATCAGAAGGCCGATCCATCGATTGGTCGTTATCCGGATGAGAACTATGCCCGGGAGATCATGCAACTCTTCACCATCGGCTTGTGGGAGTTGAATCTTGATGGGACGCGGAAATTGGATGCCAACTATGAACCAATTCCGACTTATGGCAATTTTGAGATTACCGAGTTGGCGCGTGTCTTCACTGGCACTCATTACGCTGCCAATAGTTTTGGTGGTGGATGGAATGATGATGGTTTTTACATGACCACTCCGATGCGGGTTTTTCCGGATCAACATGATTTTGGATCTAAAACTCTGGTGACTGGACATGTTATTCCTGCACGTGATCCGACAGAGGCCAATGCCGTGCAGGACATCGAAGATTCCGTTTACCATTTGGTGAGGCACCCGAATACGGCGCCTTTCATTTGCCGTCAGTTGATTCAATTTCTGGTGACATCCAATCCGACTCCAGCTTATGTCGCGCGCGTGGCTGCAGTCTTTCAGGATAATGGCTCAGGTGTGGTTGGTGACATGGAGGCAGTGGTCAAAGCCATTCTCTTCGATTCCGAAGCGAGAAATCCGATGAACCATTTGGGTACCTCCTATTTTGGTCATCTGCGGGAGCCAACGATCCGTACGATGCATCTTGCCCGAGTTATGAATCTGGGTCGTTTTCCAAACCTTATGTGGTGGGATTGGGGAAGTTATCGCGGGGATTCGCTGCAGGACCCAATGGGAGCACCGACCGTTTTCAATTACTTCCGTCCGGATTTTCGGATGCGTGGGCAACTGGCCAGTAGCAGTCTTGATTCACCAGCATTCCAAATCACGGATTCCTACGCGGCGATCGCCTTTCCTAATCGTCTATGGACCATCGCATCCAATGGCTTCAAAGCCAATAACGGG